The following is a genomic window from Oryzias latipes chromosome 12, ASM223467v1.
ACTGGCCTAGTGGTGGAGTGACTACCCTGAGACCggaaggtcgtgggttcaagtctttgactgtatatgaaaactggaccgagtgagtgtgatgtcacgcCCAGAACATCTGACTAACTCATGGCTCCAGCCAAATGAAGTCAGTTTAGTTCCTAATGTTGGAGCTAAAGGATTTTCAAGCCCAGTTGTGGCGGCAGCATCACTGCTGCACCAGAGGACGGGTCAAACGTGGAGAACAAAGGTGTCTGATAGCTGATGGTTTGTGGTTCACTTCCTGGTCTTGACACGTGATGTGTTCACTAAGTTCCCTTTACCCCCAGCAGGTCATTTTGTGTCGAAATatgactaccgtattttccggactataagtcgccctttttttcatagtttggcaaggggtgcaacttatactccgcagcgacttatattagaactaaattgaaataaatacattgttaaccctcctgttatgttcatttgtgaggaacagagatgatgttcctggctaaatttgatttatgaggtatgttaagtgttaagaggatgttaagtgactcagagaatcagcaaactttttttacagtaagatcttgaaggctaacaacataatattctattttccaatgatttcatagattcagaaatgaaataaaaatgacaactgtttctacaaatacaggatgaaaacagagtattagttagccaatgatgcttcatgaaaagaataaataaataagtttgagaaaaaattactgtgaaattattagataaacagtctgctattattgtgtcatataaggttgtgaaagttaaaatgcgacttatagtccagtgcaacttatctgtgtttttttctactttataatgcatttttgggctggtgcgacttatactccggtgcgacttatagtccggaaaatacggtacatgtaaacaagtaaacataactgttttctttgtatgctTCATATTTTGAAACggtaaataaatacttaatcAGAAGGAAGTAAAGTTAAAGGTTTTACGGGGGGAGGGGAGAGTCACCAGAAGAGGGAATTTCTTCAGCCTGACAACCTGACAAGCTCTTTTAATCTCTAAACCCCTAAATACCTGTGAGTGACCCAAACTAAGGTATAGTGAGTGACTGTAAGATGACGAGGGAGGGGGTGTCACACCAAAATGTAGGCTCAGGCTTATATCATGCACAACCaaagagaacaaaacacaacaagcaGACCTGGGATCAGATACAGAACATTTCAGACTTCCTCTGAAGGAACTATCCTGTGGGTTGTTTCAACCCATTGTATCAAaagtgtgttgctcatgtagaTCACATGAATCCATCCTCCCTGCTGAGATGCTGACAGAACCAGAGGAGGTTCTGGGTAAAGCATGTGGAACTCTGAAAAGGACTCCCCATTGAGACGCACAGCTGCAGCCCCAAAAGCCCTGAAAGGTCTCAAAAATTACAATATGTCATCATGGAAGCTTTTTTAGCTTCCTTTTGATTTACACTATGACCAAAACCCAACGGGTCACTACAACAAGTTTTGAGTTTAGTCACATTAGTCTGTTTTTACATCAAAAGAAATACTTTGTTCAATACATgtccaaatataaaaaaattacttactAACATATCTCCACAGGTctttattttgtgctttttttcattgtatacatttcatattatttattcatttttctatgGTAATAGGTAGGTAGTTAGGTTTTcctatttttctactttttattgttttaaatgtaaatgtagagGTCATGGCCATCAAGTTGGCCCCTCCCACATCTCCAGGCTAACCCTATAGAGAGCAAGCAGCTGTTTGGACACAATATGTCCCACTGATGAGACTTAACCTTTTAACCAAggaaatgaattatttatttcactttatttttaacttgaatTTTGTCAAAGGCTACGATAATCATTCTGTCTTCATTTCTGCTGAtctgtgatttgttttttgttttatattctaAAAAAATTTCTGTTAATAATAGCATctagctaaattaaaaaaaatacttatatCTTTTAATTTGACACATATTTGAAATCTGTAtcagtgtttttatgttttttttaaaacagttttaacattATATCTTAATTTTGTAAccttttcatcatttttgggATTTGATGACATGAAAAATGTCCAAATACTGATTGAATGACTTTCACTCATCAATATATAGACAAATCCAAACTATTCATTTTAGAAACTATTTCTTTAAAGTGGGTAAAACCCTTAAGGTGGTGCTAACGTTTTTCCTTGAACCCTGTGGGCTTCTCTCAGGGGTCTCTCTCTTGGTTTAATCTGACCCAGGTCTGTGAGTGGAGATCAGGGGGTGGGGGTTCGGGGTGCAGCAGGTACCTCTGTGGTTACCTCATTAGCCAGCAACAAATGGGCATACTGGCCGACCCGGAGAAGAGAAGCAACAGTACACCAATCAAAACATGATCATccatgaacaaaaacacaccaatGCAAGAAGAAACGTAATCAAACTAATCACAACTACTTCATTAATCAactcactcagatgaaaatagcatttgtgctgtttttagcattttcttatggcatttttctgatgatggaggacatatattaacaAAAGGTTCTGGTGCCTTAATTTGCGGTTAAATCGGCGcatcagaaatgaaaaaaaacaaacaaacaaagaacatTTAGGTGTGAGGAAGCAGCGCTTTAGGGTAGAGGAGAGCCCTTCTGTGGCTAAGATGCTTTGTTGGATTCTTTTCTGTGCTGCATCTCCCTTTTCACACACACtgaggtaaaaatgtatttgacgCCTGTCTTTCTGctgagcattaaaaaaaacccgtCACGTTTATCCATCAGGCTGTTGAATTGGAATATTTGGATTTGAAGTATGGACAAACTTTTGCTTGCTTCAACTGCAGAGTTTTGACCAGAGCTCCATCACCTATGCTTATATGAGCCCGCCCACAATCGCTGGAAAGGTAAAAATGATTGGCTAGAATTTTGCAgcaaaacagaatagaaaacaAGTGATTGACACATCCGAAACACAaccaaatctgtgtttttatacGCACTGGTAGTACAGTATTTGTCGGTACGGGTACTACCTTTAGTACCAATACCTAGTTGTGACAGAAAGCCAAGCTGTAGTGCCTCCTtttctgtttgatgtgtgttgaACATGATGAGCTCACATCAGCACAGCATGGATGCATTATTAGCTGTAATAATGAACTGTAATGCTGCCTTCACACCCGCCTCGGACATGCgggttcaagtgaccacttccaatgagaaGTCCATGTAAGCTCGTAAACGCACATTTCGGGTTTCTGCAAACAAAACTCTTAAGTTTGCTGCTTAAGACTTTAAGACACTTTTTAGACTAAACGTACAAAATGCACGTCCATTAAACgggcattgaaagttaaaccggttccactttgaccaatcagggactcggactTGGTGGTGACGAATGGGTGGCGTTCTTTTCAattcacagaagtaccaaccgtttgaagAAGTACCAATCATTCagggaggagaaattaataattgtagtTTGTGCTCAGCTAGAATgatatgacatcaagtctttcacatGTTGGAATCgagctttgcaccaatatgcaacactttaccttAGTAAtctctgcttttctctgcaacaaaATCGGCTGCTTTATGTTATAAgaacttcactactgtaaagtgttgcatatcagtgcaaggctGTTTTTTTCCGCTTCAGACTCTGTTGGAAGTGCTTTAACTgggtaaacggttgaagagtttcACTGGTTGAAATAATGTAAACATCGAGCTGAAGCTCCGATGCTTAAAGGTTAAAACAGTATAATTATGTTTCTTTTCAATAGATAGTTTCTTGTAGTTTCAAGAGTGCACATACTGTAGTTGGTGCTATGAAAAGAAACAATCAAGTTAAACAGAAGTTGTTGTGTCTCTTCTCATTTGTCATGTCTGGCTAAAATACTTACACTGTTGTCCTCCATTTTCTCCCTCCTCTTCACCTTGTGTGTTTCATAGTCTTCCATAAGTGTCTGCATGAAGTTCTTGGGCCGTGACCCTGCCGAGTCCTCACTGCCGGCGTCGGACAGCGCTCCTTCCGAAGGGGAGGGAGAGACCGGTGGGGCGGGGCGCACTTTCTCGATCTTccctgcaaagaaaaaacagtttcattcaaaaacgtttttttttttgggcagtTGCAGTCTGTAAATGAAAGGTTCTGATTGGACACTGGCATCTGCAGTCAGCTAACCTGGAGCTGTCTTAGTGGTCAGAGTGAGACGTGCTGGCAGGCTGTTGCTCTTCATCTTATCTGCTGGGGAGATGGTGGTCTGCCTCGCTCCGGTCCTCACAGGCCCACTACTGTTACGCCCAGTGACAACGGCAGGCTGCGCCTCCCTctgcttcttcagctcctcctctctttgctgGGCCGCCCGGATCTCCTCCTCAATCATGGACAGCGTTTTCTGCTTCTTGGAGCGCAGACGGAAGGGTCCGCTGGCTGCCTCAACCTCTGGGCCTCGCGTTGCTGTTGCGGTGCTCCGCAGCTCAGCGGCCTCCGAGTATTTACTGAAGTAGCTGAACTCGGGCTTGTCGGGGGTCGGTGGGGACGGGGGGCGGCAGACCGCGGCAGGTCTGGGGACTGGAGCCGCTTCTGCAGGAGCTGGAGCTGACGCTGGAGCCGTGTTGGAGGAGGCTAGTGCTCGGGTGTAAGAGGACTGGATTTTGATCCTGGGGCCTCCGTTTCTGGGTCTTTGCTGTGGAGAAACGGGCTGAGAATGTGGAGGAGACGGTGTCAGGAGCCGCGCCTGTGGAGCCGGACCGGAGGACTCGGACGAATTCTCTGCCTTTGGTGGCTGGGGGGACGGGGTAGGAGGGGTGGGACTAGAAGACACAGGTGACTGGAGACTGGAAGCTCCCCCAGAGGAGGAAGGCGAGGAGGAGACTGGCACCGGGCTGCTGGTGGCAGGGGAGGAAGGGGACAGTGGGGCGCTCAGCTGTGAGCAGTCCCAGGCAGACGGCTGCCACTGGCCTCCATTGTGAGCTTGGAGGGCATTCTGGATGGCGTTTTGGACCACGACCCCTGAGTGGTACTCCAATTCAGCTTCTGTTGGACCGCCGTTGCTCTGACCATTGACTGGGGTGGTGGGCTGGGGAGTCGGTGGAGACACTGGGGTGAGTGGCAGTGGGGTTGGGGGTAAGGACGCCCCGCTATCTGAGACGTTATCCAAGCTAAAGAGGGTTGTGTCCTGAGAGCGAACAGACAGCTCGTCCAGTCCCGAGTCGGACTCTTCCGGATGAGAGGATGGGGGGAAAGGACTTGGGCCTTGCTCCTCCTCTGGCAGGATGGTCATAACAGCTCGGGCACACGTGAACGCTCCTGTAGGTCCTTCATCAGACCAGGTCACATGAGTTTCTCCTGTCTCTGCAGCCATTTCAGAGCTACTCGTCAAGGGTTTAAAGGGATTAGCAGGGAGTGCTTCATCCTTCTTAGCCCCTCCCGCCTGCAGAAACTGTTGTCTAGCAGAGAAGAAATCGATCTGCTCCTCCACGATGTCCTCCTTCCTGGTTAGGCCCTGATCAAAGGTTACCATTGTTGGAGGACCTGAGAGCTGCGGCTGCAAAGATAAAACAAAGGAAGGTCATCAGTGAGACGAGAAAAATTTCACTCTCCAAGGAAAGACAAAAGCTAAACAGACTTCACTTCCTAACATAAGTGTCCTCCATAACGGAGTGTAAAGGCACCTGTGTGTAGAGATAAGAAGggctttgtttctgttgtttcctTTCCTGGTATTTCTTCAGAGACTCCAGCTTCTCAGCTTCCAGTTGTTGTTCCAGAGGAACCTGAAAGCAACAAGCTCATCATTCAAGAGTGTCAgtaagggataaaaaaaaagggaagacaGAGTCGGGGTCTACCTCCTGAGGAGGGTTCCACCAGCGCTGTGCAATCCCAGGGTTCTTTTTCACGGCCTGACCCTTGATCAGCTCCTGCCGCTCTCGCTCCAGCTCCTGGACCTGagagcagaaacaaacaaagacacagtTTAGGCATAAGAATAGACAACAAACGTTTATTTCATTTAGGGTTGGGCTTGTTTTTTTagttgctgtttcttttttttttcttaccaaaaagtacttctttaaaaccCACTGTAATGAAAATCAtgcctttggtgttttttatcatgttcttattgcatttctgtgatgatggaggacaaagaaaattaaggtcaaaatgacatttatgagtttttctttattcaaaacttTGTGATTTAGTAGCAgataaaaatatgttgtttgaagatgtttttttggtgatgtcgaaaatacactgggcgggccactAGTTCCCTGCTCTGCAATGGAGTGGGGaggggagtgggtctttaaaccccTTTTTTGTGCCTCAGTCCCATCTCTTGAGGGAGttacagacagaaaaacagcttcTGCCTGTAGTAAAACTTCAGAAGCCAGACCTAAGAAGAACAACAGAACTCAGAAAGCTGCTGGACCCTGAAGTTGGCTCCAAAGATGGCTGACTATGAGTGAGACTTTCTTCCACAACAGCTGTATAAAACCCCCAGAGCCGACAGCCACAGTTTACCCTGTCAGATCAgttttctgtcaaacagcattttaCCTCCTCTGAGGGGCGTGTCCTCGTCACTCTCACTTGCTGCTCCTCCCCAGGGGAGAAGAGTTTCGCCGGACGTTTCTCCTCCTGAAACGGCCGCAGCTCAAACTTGGGTTTGCTGCGGACCGCCTCGTCCAGCAGCACGTGCCCATTGGCTTTCACAGCCGACGCCTCCTGGTGGACCAGCGTCCTTTGTTGCTGTCCTTCTACAATGATCTGCTGGTGGTTTGAAGGGGTGGGGGCGGACATGCTGACGTGGGGGGAGTTTCCGCTGATGCTGATAGGCCTGGTGTGCTCTGAGGGGGAGGCGTTTCCGTTGGTGGCAACATTTGAAGCTTCGTCcaacacctggtccaggtaacaGATTTCCtgttcaaacagaaaaatttgAATTCCAGGCTTTTGACAGGTTTTACTGACTAAAAGCTGAGCTATTGCTTCAGATTAcattacagtttttaaatgataaaatctcattttaattacatttttgaaacaaatcATTTTAGTCTTTCACAAAGCACAATGgtcaataaaatatatttttttcatttaaaaaaaaaagtaaaactttgttttgatgcacaacaaacatgaaaaaagaacCTGTCCCGTTGTCATGGTTACCCAGTCAGAGCTGTACATCTGGCTTTAGAAGCGATGGTAGGACACAGCTGGTATACCTGCACCACTTCAGAGTCGACTCTCTGGACTGGAGGTCCGCTGAGGCAGCCATGTTGGATCTGCTGGCTCTCCAGCTCCATGTCTGCTGCCGCGTCTGTGATGAAACTGACGGATTCCTGGAAGCTGACGGTCTTCAGAACTCGCTCTCTCGGTGTGCTCTCACTTACATCCTCGGACGCCCAGTGTGGTTTCTGAACAGACAAATAAGCGACATTTCAGAGATTCTGCAGCGAAAGGTCGTCTGATGATCACgttaataaatatattatgaATGTGATGATTACACCATCTGCCGactcattttctttacataaaaacatcaaacattgtAGTCACCCTGCACTGCAGCATTATATTCTGCAGCATTGTAGTGCTGAGGATCTCCACTAGGTGGCACTATATCACATGTTGTAGTTCTAGAACTGAAACCTCTGAAGCTTTGTCCAGAGGCTTTCTATCATTTGATCCTTGAGATGAAATCTGACATGAAAAAATATAACTTACATCTCCTCTGTGTTCATAATCTGTTCACTGGTGACAGCCAACAGACAGAcaacaataaacatttttttaatgatgggaTCAGAACATACTTTCTGTCTCATGTTCATCAAGCAGCACCTTGACTCGAGTGGTTTGGATTTGAGGTTCAGGATCAGGTGATCAGATTATGGAAGATGCAAACACAGGCATCTTTAGATTGCAACAGGACTAACAAACCGAACCTCACTGAGCTGCTGTGATCAGCACTTCCCAGTTAGAGGGGTCAGACCTGTGACCCTCCGTCCATTCCTCACATTCCTCACACACTTTGAGCAATTTACACACCCCGTGCATTTATGACCTGTCTTTTTGTCCCTTTGTGGATCCATAGCAAATTCTCCAAAAGCTTCTGTCTGTATTCTACCCCCACCGAAAAGGATGTGTTTGTTTCCAAGAGAGACTGTTGACCCCTGACCTAGAACGCTGTGAGTGCATGTTGGGAGATTTCACAGGGAACATACTGGTAAACTGATTTACTGGGCAATGAAATCATATAAAGTCATTTAGAGGAAGATTTTGCCTTTAATGCAACACTTCAGCTAAAACGCCACACACTGAAAACTCTGCTGACAGGAACTTAAAAGAACTGGACACAGTGGTCAGCAGAGTCACATGGAGGATTATAACTGCCTGCCCTCTAAAAGTCTTTTCATCTCCCctataaataaatcattttatctTCACTAAATGAATGCTGTCtcatctgaaactgaaaaaacGTTTCCAAAGCTTTTTGAGGAGATACTTGGCCACCATgaacaaactttttattttacagaaatgaaacaaaggCCTAGCAAATATATGTTATTCACTTGACTCAAAATCTACTCAAACTGCCTTTTCAGACATAATCTTTCCTAAAGCAGTAAACTTAATTAAAGTTTAAGAGTATTCTATgcagtttttgtcatttttctatttatctGACCTGCCAGACCTGtatgaatatgtttttttatgagtaTGCACTGCAAAACCTTTGGTACCCTGCTGTTGGGGGtaattgactgtacatgagagctggactgagtgagtgggatgtcacccatagaaaatggctacatccagctccaacaaaatcaagtcaattcagttgccagtTTTTTCACAATGAGGACGCAGCCATGTTGGGGCCAGACGacgtcagtgagcagtgattggttccaGTCAGTGTgagagtcaacgtttctatggcaaccactctcaccaatcaggagtaagtaTGTTCACAACAACTTCCAAAAGCATTACAGGTCAACTGCAAGGTCAAAGTTCATCAGCGTCAGATCAAGCCATCTCTTGCTGGACCTTATGGAAGACCAAAGATTAAAAGAGGAAGTTTATTGTTAAGAAATGTCAACATTGCATACTAACAAACCTCAAAGCGCCTTAAAGAAcgtctttggacagatgagactttttggaaaaaatgcatcAGCTTTatgttcaaagacaaaaatgagaCATACGAAGAAAAGACGACTATACCTACTgagaaacatggaggaggcctGGTTATGGTCTGGGTCTGAGGCTGCTTTGCTGCCTCTTCCATAGAGGGGCTGGCATATGTGCAGCTCTAATTAAATCTACAGATTATCAAGGCTTTTTTAAATGAGGTGCCTTGTGTCAGAAAACTGGACCTCAGTTCCAGGTCTTGACTTTAGCAAGTAGGTTATGATccaaaaaccaataaaaaacaaaacaagaatgacTGAAGGAAATCAGGACATTCAATTGTTTCCAAAGAAAGATTGACCAAAAATACTTGCAGACAAGAGCTGAAGTAACAGTAACTGACAGTAACAGAAGTCGTTTGACTGCAGCCTTGAAAACATATTAGTTAGAGGTACCATCAACTTTGCAGAGAACAATCTAATGCTTTATAATTCTGTTGAACAATTAAAGTACATGTTAAAtcttcaatttttatttaagtactttttatgtatttacttTATCAAAAGGGGATTAAAGCAGatgcataaaaacacatttacactttGAAAGCAAGTCAAAGCTTTTCCAACAGACAATATAAATCCTTaagctttaaaaacacaaaacattattGTACATTTGTAAGAAATATCCCAAtttatatttcaaataaatcagTATAGTTTCTAGTCCTCACCCACAGAACCGTAAAATATGTAGCAGATGATCACACTTTGCGATTCCTGTAACATTTAATGTtgcgttttttttgtctttcgaGGGTGGTCACACCATAAAGGCAGGTTAATGTCCCCTACAGAGAACACAAGCCTTAAAAAATCATATTCGCTAAGGTGCTGGAAATGAAaagtctagaccagtgtttctTCTTAGGGTGGGGGTCACAAAATCACTAAATTTCTGGCCTCCAACTTAGATAAAGGTAGCATTACCTGTAAAAACATATTAGGTGAGCTCATGAGTGTCTAAAGTGTGCGAGCATGGGTCTGACTGGGGGATGTGGGGGTCGAGCCCTGTAACCTTATTAAAGTGGGGGGTTGAGAGTCTCAAAAGCCAGAGGGCCACTGGTTAAAACCAAAGAAACTCTTGGTTAAAGTTTAAAGCTTCACCCCCTCTCTCCTTCTGTCCCTAGATTATCTACAGGTAATCATGACGGTCACCACAAAAGGAAAAGATGTCATTTGTGTTTTCACTCACACGGATGAGGCGTCTGATTCACTGTTGTGCTTCATGCGCAGGAATGTTTGTGCGTTTGGGTGGGAGTGTGTGCGATGGACAGTACAGAGTGGGAGGATATCCGGTTACTGCCTCAGGAAAACAGAACTAAAGAACAAGAATTTCTCATATGCAACATTATTCTggtccacacacacatgcttaaaatgtgtgtgtttgtgtgcaacaGGGCATGCATGCCAAAGTGTGTTCTTTTAAGTGTGTGCTTGTTCTGCAAGTGTGCACGGACATGCAAGTTTTTGACTTAGGTGAACTGACATTCCAGGCATAGCGAGCTGTCCTCAAGACTCAGACTGTGATACCAGTGATGAAGGAGACTGTAAAGCCTGCTTGTTCTACCCAAGCCAAGATgtgtaaatgtgagtttttaAGAGAGTCTCTCTGATTGATAAAGCACAAAATGAGGCATACAAAGACAGACAGGGAGACAAATGTTTGGtaataaaaaaggaaggaaattaCAAAGGAAATCAGAAGAAAGTACGATTAGTGGACGGTATCTGAGTCTGGCGCTCTGTGGAAACGCTTGTCTCCATCCATCACATCTGGAAGCGCTTAGGctctgactgttttgaataaaataacattCATAAACATGATGTCCAAACATTCACACTCAGCTGCATGCCTCAGACGAGGGGTTATACTGTACAACTCAAACTACATTCACATACCTTTcatttaacctcttaagacctgtTGTCCGAATGTGTGGACATTCCATTTCGGGTTACATTACCACAGTAGTTTATTCTGCACAACTGGGGCCCTAAATGTTTAGTGGGTTAGCTAAAATATTAGCTTAGGTCTTAAGAGGTTATACAAATTTGTAcactccagaaaaaaacaagttttaaacaaattgtattTTAAGTTATGAATGCTGTACAGGACCAGCGTACAACTGCAGGGTGGTACACTGGGCCTTTCCAGCAGAACGGTACAGTGAGGGATCGCATTTACCTGCAGGCACCTGCAGGTTCTCCCGGACTTCTCATGTTCTAACAGCTTTGGTGTTAAGGACGGGGAGAGCAGAGCTGTCCATTATTTGAGTCAGGCCTCCCTCACTcataaaaatggttaaaaataacAGGTTTGACTGAAATATGGTGAATTCACATGGCAGACGGAATTAGTGTCAGGCTTACTAAGGTTTAAACAGCTCCGTAACATCTGTTTAAATACTGAAGCCAATGAGATCAGTACTCCATCCACAGTAAACTAGTTTGGATCAAGTTCCCGCCAACCTCCTTTCTCTGTTGGGATTTGCTGGGTAAATTAAAATGACACCCATAACAGTCATTTTTGTTGGGCTTTAAGCCTTTAAACTGTAATTTATCCGACTATTAAAGTAAACATCCAGATTCAAAAGCAGATGGTCTACTCACCTGTTGATCTTACAAGAACCTGCTGGGTACTGACATCCGTGAAATATCCAAAAAGATCGTTTCTTAACATCCCAACATATTCTTTTTCACATACTTCATCGGCTTTTCTACTGACTTGTGTCCACTCGAGACCCTCCTGTTCCTCCTAGTGGGAGTGCTGAACGTTTCCctgcctttttcctttttccccttctcctccttttcctccccTCCCGTCTCTTTCCTCTCCTCCACAAAGCCTCTCCTCTCCGAGCGACATTCCTGCCGACTGGACGGTGCGCTGTGATGTCACGGCCCAGCGCATGCATATTTCTGCAGATGCCCTTGTGCACAAAGACCCCCCTCTGTAGGAAGCCTCACGCAAATATACAGGAGTAAAAGCCTCCACCCTGGCTGTGCCCTCCCCTCCTCCATGTCACTCACTCCCTTTCCCCTCACCCTG
Proteins encoded in this region:
- the LOC101161568 gene encoding A-kinase anchor protein 2 isoform X2, with protein sequence MSDAPLQRNGTAKSSMSCEEAQLHKERLKALAEKRKRQTEIEDKRNQLDDLVLQLQHVKSKAMRDRWLLQGMGPEEEESRRKQLELDEEQGRRLEHMIHRLESEIGALESEESQISAKEQILRERLKETERSIEDLQKSLLSKDDDATGRMSALLSDCMEPDPNHLILAAQPCGGPPASVDHAAPRPAMFAMEINVQHDPRTGEQRILSANRVNPLDAAQRGVKVYDDGRKVVYEVMSSGGVSTTTVENGWSSAQVDELVQQAVRPVVQGGDFGKGHVRVTPAAPEAYVSPADVDDLSPPSCAPPSIPSSPPAQVTLQRETRLGMIPPSAPIITQPGRSAQSGNEANCPPQASMEHPVTMVFLGYHDVEDMSESRRLLGFDGTVKAEVVLIDEDDEKSLREKTVTDISVIDGTAADLVSGRPATSEAISTELSSDGREQDSGSSPPANPDAHTAPPPGLTPATGDSQTRNVMVSTSNCYQAPDACRDLLTTMKPHWASEDVSESTPRERVLKTVSFQESVSFITDAAADMELESQQIQHGCLSGPPVQRVDSEVVQEICYLDQVLDEASNVATNGNASPSEHTRPISISGNSPHVSMSAPTPSNHQQIIVEGQQQRTLVHQEASAVKANGHVLLDEAVRSKPKFELRPFQEEKRPAKLFSPGEEQQVRVTRTRPSEEVQELERERQELIKGQAVKKNPGIAQRWWNPPQEVPLEQQLEAEKLESLKKYQERKQQKQSPSYLYTQPQLSGPPTMVTFDQGLTRKEDIVEEQIDFFSARQQFLQAGGAKKDEALPANPFKPLTSSSEMAAETGETHVTWSDEGPTGAFTCARAVMTILPEEEQGPSPFPPSSHPEESDSGLDELSVRSQDTTLFSLDNVSDSGASLPPTPLPLTPVSPPTPQPTTPVNGQSNGGPTEAELEYHSGVVVQNAIQNALQAHNGGQWQPSAWDCSQLSAPLSPSSPATSSPVPVSSSPSSSGGASSLQSPVSSSPTPPTPSPQPPKAENSSESSGPAPQARLLTPSPPHSQPVSPQQRPRNGGPRIKIQSSYTRALASSNTAPASAPAPAEAAPVPRPAAVCRPPSPPTPDKPEFSYFSKYSEAAELRSTATATRGPEVEAASGPFRLRSKKQKTLSMIEEEIRAAQQREEELKKQREAQPAVVTGRNSSGPVRTGARQTTISPADKMKSNSLPARLTLTTKTAPGKIEKVRPAPPVSPSPSEGALSDAGSEDSAGSRPKNFMQTLMEDYETHKVKRREKMEDNSYAHLLLANEVLEATRVTRRKSNMALKWEAGIYANEKEDEEEEEEEEEE
- the LOC101161568 gene encoding A-kinase anchor protein 2 isoform X3, with the translated sequence MSDAPLQRNGTAKSSMSCEEAQLHKERLKALAEKRKRQTEIEDKRNQLDDLVLQLQHVKSKAMRDRWLLQGMGPEEEESRRKQLELDEEQGRRLEHMIHRLESEIGALESEESQISAKEQILRERLKETERSIEDLQKSLLSKDDDATGRMSALLSDCMEPDPNHLILAAQPCGGPPASVDHAAPRPAMFAMEINVQHDPRTGEQRILSANRVNPLDAAQRGVKVYDDGRKVVYEVMSSGGVSTTTVENGWSSAQVDELVQQAVRPVVQGGDFGKGHVRVTPAAPEAYVSPADVDDLSPPSCAPPSIPSSPPAQVTLQRETRLGMIPPSAPIITQPGRSAQSGNEANCPPQASMEHPVTMVFLGYHDVEDMSESRRLLGFDGTVKAEVVLIDEDDEKSLREKTVTDISVIDGTAADLVSGRPATSEAISTELSSDGREQDSGSSPPANPDAHTAPPPGLTPATGDSQTRNVMVSTSNCYQAPDACRDLLTTMKPHWASEDVSESTPRERVLKTVSFQESVSFITDAAADMELESQQIQHGCLSGPPVQRVDSEVVQEICYLDQVLDEASNVATNGNASPSEHTRPISISGNSPHVSMSAPTPSNHQQIIVEGQQQRTLVHQEASAVKANGHVLLDEAVRSKPKFELRPFQEEKRPAKLFSPGEEQQVRVTRTRPSEEVQELERERQELIKGQAVKKNPGIAQRWWNPPQEVPLEQQLEAEKLESLKKYQERKQQKQSPSYLYTQPQLSGPPTMVTFDQGLTRKEDIVEEQIDFFSARQQFLQAGGAKKDEALPANPFKPLTSSSEMAAETGETHVTWSDEGPTGAFTCARAVMTILPEEEQGPSPFPPSSHPEESDSGLDELSVRSQDTTLFSLDNVSDSGASLPPTPLPLTPVSPPTPQPTTPVNGQSNGGPTEAELEYHSGVVVQNAIQNALQAHNGGQWQPSAWDCSQLSAPLSPSSPATSSPVPVSSSPSSSGGASSLQSPVSSSPTPPTPSPQPPKAENSSESSGPAPQARLLTPSPPHSQPVSPQQRPRNGGPRIKIQSSYTRALASSNTAPASAPAPAEAAPVPRPAAVCRPPSPPTPDKPEFSYFSKYSEAAELRSTATATRGPEVEAASGPFRLRSKKQKTLSMIEEEIRAAQQREEELKKQREAQPAVVTGRNSSGPVRTGARQTTISPADKMKSNSLPARLTLTTKTAPGKIEKVRPAPPVSPSPSEGALSDAGSEDSAGSRPKNFMQTLMEDYETHKVKRREKMEDNSVLEATRVTRRKSNMALKWEAGIYANEKEDEEEEEEEEEE